GGACTGTCCTGGACCTCGCGAGTCCTCTTGCTTCCAAGAACCCGTGACAGCATGAACAAGCAGAGGAAAACCCCCGGCCCCACTTACTGTCTGGTTATCCTCGTAGAGTTTCAGGTCGTAGCCGCTGAGCTCCACACAGAAGATGATGGCTGTGACGCCCTCGAAGCAGTGGATCCACTTTTTGCGCTCTGACCTCTGCCCCCCCACGTCCACCATCTTGAAGGTGAGCTCCTTGAAGGTGAACTTGTTCTCCACGATGCCCGTGGTCATGTCCCGGGAGCGCAGGATGTCCTCGACAGTGGGGATGTAGTCAGCTGCGGCGATGCGCTCCAGGTCATTCAGGTAGTAGGCCGCGTTGTCCTCCAGGTGATACTCGCTGGAGCGGCTGAAGCAGGCCTGTGCCCCTGGGTCGGCCCAGAGCCGCCGCATGACGCCCAGCAGCTCGGGTGTGATCTCGCCCTTGCTCTCAGCGGGGCCTGTCAGCGCGAAGAGCTGCACAGCGTCGTAGGCGCGGTCGGGGTTGTGGAAATCGATCCTGAGGGCGGCCAGGGCCCGGATGATGCGGGTCAGCGAGTCGATGGCGTTGTAGATGATGAGGGGCTTGTACTCCTTGCAGGCCTCCAGGTTGAAGCCGCCGCTGTGGATGATCTTCATCTGTTTGACGATGGTGCTCTTGCCTGAGTTGCTGGTGCCCAGCAGGAGCAGCTTGATCTCGCGGCGCTGCCGTTGGCTCTCTGAGCGCAGGTGGCGGTCAATTCTCCGGGACCGCCGGGCTGCTTCTTTTTCCTCTGAGCTTTGCCGACATCCCATGGTCTGGCAGCAGCGGGCCCAGACAAGGAGCACGGGACGGGGCGCCTCTCCCTCTTACCACAGGGGACGCTGAGACCAGGCAGACGAGAGCCCAGCTGCCCTGGAGGCACTCAGTGCCAGCAGGGGGGTGAGGCCGAGCcacactgcagcccctgccccagcGCCTCTTCTCCAGCCGGCATGGCGCTCTGTGCAGCGGGCGGTGGCCGCCCCTCCCCACTAGTGACACTC
This genomic interval from Theropithecus gelada isolate Dixy chromosome 10, Tgel_1.0, whole genome shotgun sequence contains the following:
- the GNAZ gene encoding guanine nucleotide-binding protein G(z) subunit alpha, whose translation is MGCRQSSEEKEAARRSRRIDRHLRSESQRQRREIKLLLLGTSNSGKSTIVKQMKIIHSGGFNLEACKEYKPLIIYNAIDSLTRIIRALAALRIDFHNPDRAYDAVQLFALTGPAESKGEITPELLGVMRRLWADPGAQACFSRSSEYHLEDNAAYYLNDLERIAAADYIPTVEDILRSRDMTTGIVENKFTFKELTFKMVDVGGQRSERKKWIHCFEGVTAIIFCVELSGYDLKLYEDNQTSRMAESLRLFDSICNNNWFINTSLILFLNKKDLLAEKIRRIPLTICFPEYKGQNTYEEAAVYIQRQFEDLNRNKETKEIYSHFTCATDTSNIQFVFDAVTDVIIQNNLKYIGLC